Proteins from a single region of Acidobacteriota bacterium:
- a CDS encoding AAA family ATPase, with product MLRRVIIKGFKSIKEIDLELRPLNVLIGANGAGKSNLVSFFKMLNEMMGGRLQTYIGTSGRAQTLLHFGPKVTPQMEARLEFEVDNGIDTYDMRLFYAAGDTLIFADETLRFLRTGLKAPKVVPLGSGHQETRIGEAADKGEPTAKAFRHLLNRCRVYHFHDTSPTARVRQYCYIGDNRPLLPDAANLAAFLLRLREENGGSAYQRIVTTIRLIAPFFGDFELEPAGPSKKDVMLNWREKGSDLLFGPHQFSDGTLRAICLVTLLMQPEDELPDLIVVDEPELGLHPYALNVLAAMFGKASHHTQVFLSTQSSSFLDNFELEDVIVVNREGKASQFGRLDPVVLEGWLDDYSLGEVWEKNVIGGGPH from the coding sequence ATGTTACGACGAGTGATCATTAAAGGCTTCAAGTCAATTAAAGAGATAGACCTTGAGTTACGCCCCCTGAATGTCTTGATTGGAGCGAACGGAGCAGGTAAGAGCAATCTCGTCTCGTTTTTCAAGATGCTTAACGAGATGATGGGCGGGCGTCTCCAGACCTATATCGGCACGTCGGGGCGTGCTCAAACCCTCTTGCACTTTGGCCCCAAGGTAACGCCGCAGATGGAGGCACGACTGGAGTTCGAGGTTGATAACGGGATAGACACCTACGACATGCGTCTGTTTTATGCTGCGGGAGATACACTCATCTTTGCTGATGAAACGTTGAGGTTCCTGCGAACAGGCCTCAAAGCTCCAAAGGTTGTGCCGTTGGGTTCAGGACATCAGGAAACACGAATCGGCGAAGCCGCAGATAAAGGGGAGCCCACGGCTAAGGCGTTCCGGCATTTACTCAACCGTTGTCGCGTGTACCATTTCCATGATACGTCGCCCACGGCGCGGGTTCGCCAATACTGTTACATTGGCGACAATCGCCCGCTGTTGCCGGATGCCGCCAACCTCGCGGCATTCCTCCTGCGACTTCGTGAAGAGAACGGTGGCTCGGCCTACCAGCGCATCGTCACGACGATCCGTCTTATCGCCCCATTTTTCGGCGATTTTGAGCTTGAGCCTGCCGGTCCCAGCAAGAAGGATGTCATGCTGAACTGGCGGGAAAAGGGGTCGGATTTGCTATTCGGCCCGCATCAATTTTCGGATGGCACTTTGCGCGCCATCTGCCTTGTTACCTTGTTAATGCAGCCAGAAGATGAACTGCCAGACCTTATTGTTGTAGATGAACCAGAGCTTGGCCTTCATCCGTATGCCCTAAACGTCTTAGCTGCGATGTTCGGCAAAGCTTCACATCACACACAAGTTTTCCTTAGCACCCAATCTAGTTCTTTCCTCGATAATTTTGAGCTTGAAGACGTGATTGTTGTAAATCGAGAAGGCAAAGCGTCGCAATTTGGACGGTTAGACCCTGTAGTTCTGGAGGGTTGGCTTGACGATTACAGCCTTGGTGAAGTGTGGGAAAAGAATGTCATTGGTGGAGGACCGCACTAA
- a CDS encoding Gfo/Idh/MocA family oxidoreductase: MRQINFFVITLVLVCLTSGGNAQSTQRTKIAIVGLVHSHCWGFVTKLNQMHQSGDLIEIIGISDGNQELRDYIKTQVPGVPVYADYGKMLDEKKPEVVWSFVENDRHLEVTKACAARKIHVMFEKPMSATYDEAKQMQAIARQAGIQLMVNYQMAWWPENYTAHDVAMRGDIGNVWRVRSVIGHGGPGNFEPGSIKQKYFLKWLKDEARGGGALIDFTCYGAKWALWYLGLPKTVYAITTHTRPETYPSNTNATVLMSYGDNKVAITEGSWDLPRSFYDVEVFGNKGSVAMKYPKTLELVIGTEKKPLELGTLEGARAEPIRYFVDCIRNNKLVEGVVAGDFNVNVMQIVEAAKRSAASGQPVALPLK; encoded by the coding sequence ATGCGGCAAATCAATTTCTTCGTCATCACTCTTGTGCTGGTCTGCCTCACTTCTGGCGGCAACGCACAATCCACCCAACGCACCAAAATCGCCATTGTCGGTTTAGTCCATTCGCATTGCTGGGGCTTTGTAACGAAACTGAATCAGATGCATCAGAGCGGGGATTTGATCGAAATCATAGGCATCTCTGACGGCAATCAGGAACTGCGCGATTACATCAAAACGCAGGTGCCGGGCGTGCCGGTGTATGCCGATTACGGCAAGATGTTGGATGAAAAGAAGCCGGAAGTGGTCTGGTCGTTTGTCGAAAATGATCGGCATCTGGAAGTCACGAAAGCCTGTGCGGCGCGCAAAATCCACGTGATGTTTGAAAAGCCGATGTCGGCGACCTACGACGAAGCAAAGCAGATGCAGGCCATTGCCAGACAAGCCGGGATTCAGTTGATGGTGAATTATCAAATGGCTTGGTGGCCGGAAAATTACACGGCGCACGACGTCGCGATGCGCGGCGACATCGGCAACGTCTGGCGCGTGCGCTCGGTGATTGGACATGGCGGCCCCGGCAATTTTGAACCCGGCAGCATCAAGCAAAAGTATTTCCTGAAATGGCTCAAGGACGAAGCGCGCGGCGGTGGGGCGTTGATTGATTTCACCTGCTACGGCGCGAAGTGGGCGCTGTGGTATTTGGGCTTGCCGAAAACGGTTTACGCGATCACGACGCACACACGACCGGAAACCTATCCGTCGAACACAAATGCGACGGTGCTGATGTCGTATGGCGACAACAAAGTCGCGATCACCGAAGGCTCTTGGGATTTGCCGCGTTCGTTCTATGATGTGGAAGTGTTCGGCAATAAAGGCAGCGTCGCGATGAAGTATCCGAAGACGCTGGAACTGGTGATTGGCACAGAGAAAAAGCCGTTGGAGTTGGGAACGCTGGAAGGCGCGCGCGCGGAACCGATTCGCTATTTCGTGGATTGCATCCGTAATAACAAACTGGTCGAAGGCGTCGTCGCGGGCGATTTCAACGTCAACGTGATGCAGATCGTCGAGGCAGCAAAGCGTTCAGCCGCGAGCGGGCAGCCTGTCGCCCTCCCGTTGAAGTAA
- a CDS encoding BrnT family toxin, which translates to MELYEILWKSQYVEKLAAKHGVMTDEVEEVLFGRPHIRFWEKGKVCGEDLYLAYGQADAGRYLVVFFVRKPDQTALPILARDMTEAERRYFNERKSR; encoded by the coding sequence GTGGAACTTTACGAAATCCTCTGGAAAAGCCAATATGTTGAAAAGCTGGCTGCCAAACACGGCGTGATGACGGATGAAGTTGAAGAGGTGCTCTTCGGGCGACCTCACATTCGTTTTTGGGAAAAGGGTAAAGTATGCGGTGAAGATTTGTATTTGGCTTATGGGCAAGCGGACGCAGGCCGTTATCTCGTCGTTTTCTTTGTGCGCAAGCCGGACCAGACCGCATTGCCGATTTTGGCGCGTGATATGACCGAAGCAGAAAGGAGATATTTCAATGAACGGAAAAGTCGTTGA
- a CDS encoding DUF4276 family protein, with protein MAALYLFAEGQTEQTFAHTVLSPHLTQHGLIVEKIILVSKKKGAGHRGGGERYLPMKNDIIRFLKQVKRSDVFFTTMIDLFRIHSDFPGLKEAEKLRHIPYNNTVNRNQAAKAP; from the coding sequence ATGGCTGCTCTTTACTTATTTGCTGAGGGGCAAACAGAACAAACGTTTGCTCATACTGTATTAAGCCCACACTTGACTCAACATGGGTTGATCGTAGAAAAAATCATCCTTGTTTCTAAGAAAAAAGGGGCTGGACATCGAGGTGGCGGAGAAAGGTATTTACCAATGAAAAATGACATCATACGATTTCTCAAACAAGTGAAACGATCTGATGTCTTCTTTACGACGATGATTGATTTGTTCAGAATTCACTCTGATTTTCCCGGCTTAAAAGAAGCAGAAAAATTACGGCACATTCCCTATAACAATACTGTGAACAGAAATCAGGCAGCTAAAGCGCCGTAG